The DNA window TTACTCCATTTTACGAATAAAAACTTAAGAGGTTCTAGACTTCTATTGTTGATAGCTAGTGGTTTTCATAGATTAAATTGTTCTCATTTGAAAAGCCTTTTATTACTACCGGTTCTTCGACTGGCTCAGTGGAGTAACTTAATGTATACCCATTATAATTAACGTACTGTATGTTGTTTTGGTTATTTACTGAAATGGTTTCTATATCTTTATTCGTTATGATGCCGACAAACCATCGCCCCGAGGAGCTCGTTCTATCCGTATATATATTCCAATAAATTTCTTCTTCTAAGTCATTTATATTTGCAATTAGTCCATAATTAGATAATTGTTCATTGTAAATGGTATAGAAATAAATATTTCCTGAAGTATCCGTGACCAGATTTAGGTTTATTTTTTCATCAATATTTATGGATTTAACACTTTCTTCCATTAAAGGATATGGATGATACGTTCCTTTTTCAAATATGGAAAGAGCAGTCGGCTGAGGTCTGAACAATATAGCAAATATTAATAGTAATATTGAAGCGATTATAGTTAATGACATAGCGGGAGATAGAGACGTTCTTACATTATTACTCACAAAGATTCCTCCAAACTCAGTTTTCAAAGTAGAATAAGTAAAGAAAAGGTATACGTATTATTGTTTCCCTTTCTCTCTAGCTTAGCTTAATTACATAGTAGGGTAAAATATTTAAAAAGAAAGTAGGATAAATTTTAAACTTTTCTTAAATTTATACTTAGTAAAGGAATATTAGTTTAGGACTATAAGGTAGATAAAAGAACTGTAAATTGATAATGGGGTTATTTCCAGAAAAGGGCCATAGCCATGAAGACTTTAATTCGAGATAATTAATTATTTTAACTCAAAATAAACTTCCTTTTTCAAGAGGTTTTACAATGGGGCAGAATATAATAATTTTACCCTACTAAAAGAATTAGTCTTGGTCGTCTTAACATGATGGACACCCCCTAAGAGGTTAAAACAGTTATTTACTAACTCTTAGTTTTGCGCTTTCTGTTGATAGAACCCCTATATCTCAAAGGATTCCAACGAATTGTTGATGTTGACCCGAATGATGCTCGATTGGACGACGAGCTGGCGACGTCCAAAAAACGTGAAGAGGAAATGAATGACAACTAGCAACGGAGGATTGACGTGATCTTGAGACTCGAGAAAAAGAAGAAGCCAAGCTAGATTGATCGGTTATTGTTGTGGAAGCAGGGTTAAAAGCCTTTAAATAGCCATAGCATTTTTAAATCCGTATTTTTGGGACTAGCCCCTATTTGATGAATAATGAATAATGACTATGATATATTATTAAATATAGCTATTAAAGGATAATACTATCTGATCAGAGGAGGATGTAAGTTGTGAGTGAAACGTGCGTTCCAACTGGAGTTGAGTTAAAAAGTACTGCTTTTGGTTATACATTGTCCTTGATAAGCGGCAAATATAAAATGATTATTATGTATTGGCTTTATGAGAATAAGGTAATGCGACATAATGAGCTGAAAAGATGTATTGATACAATTCCATTTAAAACGTTAAGTGTCATGTTGAAAGAACTTGAAAGGGATAATCTCATTATACGAAAAGAGTTTCCCCAAATACCTCCAAAAGTAGAATATTCTTTATCTGAACGAGGTCTTTCGCTCATTCCGTTACTAGATATGATGTGCGACTGGGGGGAGAAAAATCGTTTGTCAGTCTCCAAAGTTGCTGAGTAGTAATTATAACACTAAAAAAGTATTCTCTAATTTAGAGAATACTTTTTTAGTGTTATAGCTCCTTAAGAAATTGTAGATAATCAGAAGCACTTTTTTCAATTTCACTCTTAGATGGTTCATATTCTGCGCCATAAAACGCAAAGAATGAACGATAATCTGCTTTGCAATAGATAGCAGTTGTTTTAAATGGAGCTAAAATCTGTTCAAGTGTGAATTGATATCTTCCGCTTTCACTGTAATCTTCATTTTTTATTCCTGCAGATACAGCCAAAGCAAGCTTACGACCTTTTAGTTTATCTCCTTCTGAACCAAAGGCCCATCCGTAAGCAAAAACATCGTCCAACCATTGTTTAAGAAGAGGTGGGCAATTAAACCAAAAGATGGGGAACTGAAAAATAAGATTTCCATGAGATTCAACCAGTTTTTGTTCTTTTTCTACATCTATTTTCCCATCAGGATAAACTTTATATAACTCATGGATAGTATACTGTTCGGGATATTTTTTTAATTCTTCAACCCATCTTTTATTAACAACGGATGTTTCTAAATTCGGGTGCGCTATGATAACAAGAGTCTTCATTTCTTCCTCCTAAATTTTATAATAAATTCAACATTTCATCCTCTGAAAATTATTATAAACTCAACACTACAAGTATGTAAGTATGCACATTTATTACATGTACTTACCTAAAGGTAAGTGCTGATGACCTTTTCTCTTTGTGAGGGAGGTGTTTTTTCTTCTGTTTGTAGTTACCATTTAACTGTTAATAAAAATTATTCAGGTTGATATTACTTCCTTTTAAATTGATTTTCCATACTAATCACGCACCCTTTTTAGAATAATAGTGTCAATATGCCCAAGACTTATTCGTTACTTGAAAATGAAATGAGAGAAAAAAGTGACACTAGGTGGTTAGAACGTTCATGTTCATTCAAATTCATAAAAAAACATCAGACGATGACCAGATCTACTTGTATTGAAGAATTGTGTAGGGTGATGGTAGGCATGAAATCGAGATAACTTAAATATACCAAATGAAGGATAAGCGCCTTATTTTATTGAATTAAAGTAGTAAGCTAACATAATAAAAGGATAAGGGGTTAAGCAATGACATTTAAAAAGAAGCTAAATGAAATTGTTGATTTTCAAGTAGATGGACATGGGGAAATTATTGAATTATCGAAGAGGTGTAGATTTTCTAATTGCTCTCATATGAAAGAAACTAATTGTGCTGTGAAAAAAGCGATTAATGACGGGGTTCTTTCAAAGGAAAAATTCATTTTATATTATAGAGAGAAGAATGAAGCATTATATGTTTACAATCAAAAGAATAAAACTAAAGCTATTGAGTATATGAAGAAAAGGGACCTTTTTCGAAATCCTCCTATAAATTTCGAGTAGATGAAGAATATTAGCCACTGATCTCAGTTTCAAGTTATTCATTGTAGTGAGCAATAGGGTAAGAATATTGTTAATTTATTCCATTATTGGGAGCTAATCTGTAAGAAGGGATAGTTCTTTTCTTCATTTTAGGACTATATTATTTTGTAAATTGTAGGGTGAAGCTAGTGACTTAATTGGGTTACTTGAACTATATTTCTTAATCTTTAGATGTTCTAGACTATCTCCTAGCTAAATAACAAGTTAACATAAATAAAAACAGAGGATGGGTTAAGAGCATAAAGAGTAATGCAATATGATCACAACGCTGTAGTAAATATTTTGTGTAGAACCTCACTATTTATATAGCGGGGTTTTAATCTATGAAAATTTGAGCTTGTAGAAGAGTATTTACCCAATCAGTTAATATTTTCCAACATAGTATATAGTACATCCTATTTAAAGGAGTAATATAAGTGAATATAGTGCTTTTGGAGGCCTTGATATTCATATGTTTATTTATTAATTAATCCCTACTCACTTAAGCAGGGTTCTTTATTGTTAAGGTGAGTTGAACATTAAACATTCGGTTTTATCTTCCGCAATCGGGACAATTGTTAAATATCAGAAGTAAAAGTCTTCAATTTTTTTAAAAGCCAACATTGAACCTTCAGGAAAAGAAGTCATTTAATCAATTTTTATTCCAAGCAAACAATTAATCATATTGTTCTTCCTAAATCAACCTATTTGTAGGTAGAATTTCCTGTTATTTTGTCAAACAGTTGATTAAATTGTCGAAATATTATAAAATCACAATACTTTAGGAAAGGAGTTAAAAAATTCGGAGTTTTTAAAAACTTAAATCCGAGTAATATTATTAGAATTGTCGGATTAATTTTGCGTCATTAAAGTCTAGAGTAATGGAAAGGAGAAACAGATGAAAAAGAGAAAATTTGTATCCACTTTATTAGCCACTTCTCTTTCGTTTGGAGCATTATTTACGCCAGCAACGGTAAGTACTGCTTCAGCAAATTCTGCAACTGAACTACCTTCTACTGATGTAAAGGAGAAAGTGAAACAGCAGAAAAAGCTAAATAAAATGAAAGAAAAAACAATAAAAGCAAAAGAGAAATTTAATATTTCATGGGATGAAAAGAAGGGGATTCCTCGCTATATTTCTGGTAAACTATCTAATAAAAATGTTGATATTAAAGGTTTTCTTGAAGAAAACAAAGATTTATTTAATATTGAAGACGGAGCTTTTGAGATAGTACAAAGTGAATCTGATGAACTAGGTATGACACATTATAGAACGCAGCTCACTGTTGATGGCATCCCGGTTTATGGTGCAGAATTAAATGTGCATACAGACAAAGATGGGGTTGTCACTTCGATAAATGGACAAGTAGAACCAAAGTTGTTAAAGAAAAAATGGAATAAGTCTATTAAACTTTCACAAAAGGAAGCGATTAAAGTAGCGGAAGGTGAACTAAGCTTTTCTCCAAAAGAAGATACGTATACGGCTGAACCAAAGTCAGATCTTTACTTGTATAAGCATGAGAATAAATGGCTGCCAGTCTATATTGTAGAACTGCAGTTTTTAGATCCATATATTGGCCGCGAGTTATTTTTCATTGATGCTAAAAAAGGAGAAGTACTTAAATCACAAAATCTAATTAAACATGCCGAGGAAGTAGAGGAAACGGGAAATAAAATTGGAAATGGCAAAGGCGTTTTAGGCGATAGTAAAGAAATTAATACTTTTTATGATGCAGATAAAGGTTCATACTACTTAGTTGATATTACAAAAAATATGTTCAAAGAGGATGAGCCGAACCCTGACCTTACACCTGATCCTACCTTATTAGATGGTGTAATAAGAACACACGATGCAGGCGACAAATGGGCGACAGGGTCGATTGTATCAGATGGTGATAATACCTTTGATGCGGCTGCACAGAAGGCAGCTGTCGATGCTCATTACTATGCGGGGATTGTTTATGATTATTTTTACGATAAGCATGACCGCAATAGTTACGACGATAAAGGAAGTGATATTGTATCAAGTGTTCACGTTAGAGACCCAGATCAACCAAATGTAGGGTGGAATAACGCAGCTTGGGTCGGTACACAAATGATCTATGGGGATGGAGACGGCGTAACATTTGCTCCATTATCAGGCTCGCTAGACGTAGTGTCACATGAATTAGCGCACGCCATTACAGACTATTCAGCCGATTTAGTGTATGAAGCACAGCCTGGAGCGTTAAATGAGTCATTCTCAGATGTATTTGGTATTTTAGTTGAAGCAGATCATGAAGGTTCAGTAGATTGGTTATTAGGTGAGGATGTATATACTCCGGGTGTAGCAGGTGATGCTTTAAGAAGCATGGCGAATCCAACTTTATATAACCAACCTGATCATATGAGTAATTATCAGAATTTACCGATTACAAGAGAAGGAGATTGGGGAGGCGTTCACATTAATAGTGGGATTCCTAATAAAGCCTTCTACAATATTGCAACTGTTATTGATTTAGAAAAAACAGGGAAGATTTACTACCGTGCTTTAACAAAATATTTAACATCACAATCACAATTCATTGACGCACGCAACGCATTATTACAAGCTTCAGAAGATTTATATGGAGCAGGTAGTGAAGAATATAAAGCTGTAGCAAAAGGGTTTGCAGACGTAGGAATTGGAAATGTTACTGATTCAAATGATCATATAGGAGCTGCTTTTGAATTAACAAACGGAGAGACATACTCGACCACTATTTCATCTTCAACGGATAAAGATTATTACCGCATCTCAACTGAAACCGTTAGTGATGTTACAGTGAATTTGACAAATGTTCCTGCAGATTATGATTTGTATCTATATGACAGTAACGGTCAACAAATAGGGAAGTCTGAAGAAGCTGAAACATCTAATGAGACGATTGAATATTCTGCTCTACAACCGGGAACCTATTATATTGAAGTCATTGGGTGGAACGGTGCAAATAGTACAAGCACATATTCCATCAACGCAACTCATTGGGACATTGATGATGCGACTGATTCGTTTGAAACGGCTTATGAATTACCAATTGATCAACCGTACAAAACGACCATTGCTTCAGCAAGTGATGAAGACTTTTACCGTTTTGAAGCGGAAGTACCAGGTGAAATTAAGGTGAATTTAACGGATGTTCCTACGAATTACGATATCTATTTATATGATCAGAATAAACAACTAGTAGGGAAATCTGAAGAAGTAGGTACGACTGATGAGTCAATTGTTTATGATGCACTGGTAGCTGGAACTTACTATGTGAAAGTGGTTGGGAAGAATGGTGTAAGCAGTACAAGTCCTTATTCAATAACGGCAACGTACCCAACAGAAAGCAAGTGGTTTTACGAAATCGTAGATTATCAAACTCCACATCCATATCCTAATCTTTATAATGATGGATTTACTTTTAATAAGCCAGGTGTCCAAAAGGTAGCTGTACACTTTGCTTATATTGAAACAGAAGAAGACTATGATTTTGTCCATGTCAAAGATAAAGCTGGTAATATCGTGGCAAGTTTCGACGGTACTCAGGAAGATGTTTGGGTTGAGGTAGAAGGTGATGAAATTAGTGTTGTATTGGAATCTGACCAAAGTATAACAGCATACGGATTCATTGTAGATAAGGTCCGGTACTTCAACGATTCACTATTACTAGATTAATCATTTCTTCCATTAGTATCTAAATAACGCCTTGTATTATGTAATACAAGGCGTTATGATTTTTTGTACTAAACAATACTTGATTTCGTTACTCTGACACTTTCCTTAAACTATTGAAAAACATCCAACTTAACTACGTGATGTAAAAGAATAAAACCAGCTTAGATTTACTGTCCGAACTTTTTATAATCGAAGTGGTAATGTAAAGCGAACGGTAGTACCAACATTTTTTTTACTTTCTATGGTTAATTTCCCTCGATGCAATTCAATAAT is part of the Bacillus spongiae genome and encodes:
- a CDS encoding helix-turn-helix domain-containing protein, whose product is MSETCVPTGVELKSTAFGYTLSLISGKYKMIIMYWLYENKVMRHNELKRCIDTIPFKTLSVMLKELERDNLIIRKEFPQIPPKVEYSLSERGLSLIPLLDMMCDWGEKNRLSVSKVAE
- a CDS encoding NAD(P)H-dependent oxidoreductase: MKTLVIIAHPNLETSVVNKRWVEELKKYPEQYTIHELYKVYPDGKIDVEKEQKLVESHGNLIFQFPIFWFNCPPLLKQWLDDVFAYGWAFGSEGDKLKGRKLALAVSAGIKNEDYSESGRYQFTLEQILAPFKTTAIYCKADYRSFFAFYGAEYEPSKSEIEKSASDYLQFLKEL
- a CDS encoding M4 family metallopeptidase; its protein translation is MKKRKFVSTLLATSLSFGALFTPATVSTASANSATELPSTDVKEKVKQQKKLNKMKEKTIKAKEKFNISWDEKKGIPRYISGKLSNKNVDIKGFLEENKDLFNIEDGAFEIVQSESDELGMTHYRTQLTVDGIPVYGAELNVHTDKDGVVTSINGQVEPKLLKKKWNKSIKLSQKEAIKVAEGELSFSPKEDTYTAEPKSDLYLYKHENKWLPVYIVELQFLDPYIGRELFFIDAKKGEVLKSQNLIKHAEEVEETGNKIGNGKGVLGDSKEINTFYDADKGSYYLVDITKNMFKEDEPNPDLTPDPTLLDGVIRTHDAGDKWATGSIVSDGDNTFDAAAQKAAVDAHYYAGIVYDYFYDKHDRNSYDDKGSDIVSSVHVRDPDQPNVGWNNAAWVGTQMIYGDGDGVTFAPLSGSLDVVSHELAHAITDYSADLVYEAQPGALNESFSDVFGILVEADHEGSVDWLLGEDVYTPGVAGDALRSMANPTLYNQPDHMSNYQNLPITREGDWGGVHINSGIPNKAFYNIATVIDLEKTGKIYYRALTKYLTSQSQFIDARNALLQASEDLYGAGSEEYKAVAKGFADVGIGNVTDSNDHIGAAFELTNGETYSTTISSSTDKDYYRISTETVSDVTVNLTNVPADYDLYLYDSNGQQIGKSEEAETSNETIEYSALQPGTYYIEVIGWNGANSTSTYSINATHWDIDDATDSFETAYELPIDQPYKTTIASASDEDFYRFEAEVPGEIKVNLTDVPTNYDIYLYDQNKQLVGKSEEVGTTDESIVYDALVAGTYYVKVVGKNGVSSTSPYSITATYPTESKWFYEIVDYQTPHPYPNLYNDGFTFNKPGVQKVAVHFAYIETEEDYDFVHVKDKAGNIVASFDGTQEDVWVEVEGDEISVVLESDQSITAYGFIVDKVRYFNDSLLLD